Proteins found in one Streptococcus iniae genomic segment:
- a CDS encoding IS256 family transposase, with the protein MTQFTTELLNFLAQKQDIDEFFRSSLEIAMNDLLQVELSAFLGYEPYKKEGYNTGNSRNGTYSRQFETKYGLVNLIIPRDRNGEFSPVLLPSYARRDDHLEEMVIKLYQTGVTTREISDIIERMYGHHYSPATVSNITKVTQESVTAFHERSFQTNYSVLYLDGTYLPLRRGTVSKECIHIALGITPEGYKSVLGYEIAPNENNVSWSDLLKRLQNQGLKQVSLVVTDGLNGVDQIIQQAYPMAKQQRCLVHIGRNISSKVKRVDRAPILNQFKQIYRATNLQEAIKLLEQFVSEWKPRYKKVMTSLETTENLLTFYQFPHHIWSSIYSTNLIESLNKEIKRQSKKRVVFPNEEALERCLVSIFEDYNIKFGARIHKGFGVCFDTLDSLFD; encoded by the coding sequence AATTACTTAACTTCCTAGCGCAAAAACAAGATATTGATGAATTCTTTCGATCCTCTTTAGAAATAGCTATGAATGATCTCTTGCAGGTTGAACTATCAGCTTTCCTTGGATATGAGCCATATAAAAAAGAAGGTTACAATACAGGTAATAGCCGTAATGGGACCTACTCTCGACAGTTTGAAACGAAGTATGGCTTAGTCAATTTAATCATTCCAAGAGATCGAAACGGCGAGTTTTCACCAGTTTTATTACCATCTTATGCTAGACGAGATGACCACTTGGAAGAGATGGTGATTAAACTCTATCAAACTGGCGTTACGACACGCGAAATCAGTGACATTATTGAGCGCATGTATGGTCACCACTACAGTCCAGCAACGGTGTCAAATATCACAAAAGTGACTCAAGAAAGTGTCACTGCCTTTCATGAGCGTTCCTTTCAAACTAACTACTCAGTCTTGTATCTAGACGGAACTTACTTACCCTTGCGACGAGGTACGGTCAGTAAAGAATGTATTCACATTGCACTTGGTATCACGCCTGAAGGGTATAAATCAGTTCTTGGCTATGAGATTGCCCCTAATGAAAATAATGTCTCTTGGTCAGATCTTCTTAAGAGGCTACAAAATCAAGGACTTAAGCAAGTTTCTCTAGTTGTTACAGACGGGCTTAACGGTGTGGATCAAATCATCCAACAAGCCTATCCAATGGCTAAACAGCAACGGTGTCTGGTTCACATTGGTCGCAATATCTCCAGTAAGGTCAAACGAGTAGATAGGGCACCTATTCTAAATCAGTTCAAGCAGATTTATCGTGCCACAAATTTACAGGAGGCTATTAAATTATTGGAACAATTTGTTTCTGAGTGGAAACCTCGTTACAAAAAGGTTATGACATCACTTGAAACAACTGAAAATCTCCTAACTTTCTATCAATTTCCACATCACATTTGGTCTAGTATTTACTCTACAAACTTGATTGAATCACTCAATAAAGAAATCAAGCGACAAAGCAAGAAGAGGGTGGTTTTTCCAAATGAAGAAGCCTTAGAACGATGCCTTGTAAGTATTTTCGAAGACTATAACATTAAGTTCGGAGCTCGTATTCATAAAGGATTCGGAGTATGTTTTGACACACTTGATAGCTTATTTGACTAA